The Candidatus Campbellbacteria bacterium genomic sequence CGTGTTCCTGTTGGATATTCAATTAAAATATCTGCAAGCTGAAGTGCTGATGCGTTTGTATTGTTTACCTCTATCGCCAACGGAAGCACTTCTCCTGCCGTTATAACCACAGGTCCTGTCACAGTAATTTCTATTTTGTTTGCAGATACAAGGTTTCTGTCTCCACTAAAAAAGAAGGAGGCGGCAAGCAACGACGCACAAAAGAAAATAACAGCTCCAATAAAAAACCATTTGACCGGTGTGTGGTGACGAGTAATACGTGTCATAGCATGAACTGGCTGATGTGTATGTTCGTGAGAAAAATCCTGGGCAACTTCAGTATAGCGCTCTTCACGAAATCCGGAACGGTGCAACTGCGTAAGTGAGTCTTCTCCAGGTGTGTTGAGTTTTTTTGCCAATGATTCTATAGGACTGTCGTTGTCAATAATAGGTTCTTTCATGTTCTCTTAGTATATCCCAAACCAATACCAAACTAAAACTAACCACTAACTTCCAAAAAACAAGGAGCACAGCGACTATGTTTTTTGAGAACCCCGCCCTGGCGGGGTGGTGATTTTACACATCTCCCTATCGCTCGCTAATAAAATCAACCACTTCCAACCTCCCACTCCCAACTCCTATTATTTTATATATAATCAAATTCCTTAAATACATTTCGGAAAAGAGACATCACACGCTTTACCTCTCGATGTGTCAGAACAAAATCAGATCCTTGGTGTGCAATGCGATTACGAATTTTGTGCGCTTCCCACGCATCATCAAGAGTGACAAAATCACTTTTTTCTATCGCTTTAAGCTTTTCACCAAGTGTTTCTCCGTGGTACCCCATACTCGTTATTAATTCATCAAGAAGAATATCTGCTTCGATGATAGCAACTCGCCAATCAGCTGGATTTTCTGATGCTTCAAGTTTTTCCAAACGCTCCCATCGTTCATTATGTGAAGAAACGTCTTCCCCACCAAGTTTCTTTTCGAGTGCCCGCATATCATCTTTGTGTTTTTTCATAATCTGACGCCATTGTCTCCACGAATACACCGCAAGGAACGCCCCACACAGTGTCACAATGGCAGATACCCACAAAAATACAGAACGCACTTGCCCCACCCATCCCGACAGTTGTTTTTCTATACTCGTACTATACACCCACCCATCAGGGCTTGATTCAAAATCAACATTAAAAAGTGCATCACTTCCATACAGCACCGGTTCAGAAACGATTGTTCCCATAGCACCTTTTTCATGCACACCAAGAATGCGATCACGAAGAGACGAGCCCCACACATCGGTACGTTCAGATGTTATAACACTTGTGTTCAATGGCGTATATTGAGTAACTTTTGATGAAAAGGAAAACAAAGCATTTCGCACCACTACCTCTGGTTTAAACTTTCCACCATCAGCAAACTTGCTTTGAAGTATGTTAATGGCAACCACAACACAAAAAAGCATGACAAAAATTCCAATGAGTGTTTCAGTTGGATTTTTTGGTGGTGGAGCTGGTTTTTTTCCTTTGTCTGCCATAAATAATAGAGTTTGGAAGTTGAGAGTTAGAGGTTAGTGATTAGAAATAGAATGTAGTGTGTAGAGTGTAGAAATTATTCCTCGCCTAAGAATTTCTTTCCAACCGCAAACAATCGGTCCTCCTCCATGTGCGGTGCAATCAACTGAACCCCGAGAGGTAGTTGTACACCATCTTCCTCAACCGTACCCGAAGGAATCGACATTGCTGGCATACCTGTGTGATTTGATGAAACAGTAAAAATATCTTCGAGATACATCGCCACGGGATCATTCACCTTACTTCCGAGTTTAAATGCAGGACCTGCGGTCGTTGGTGTAATGATAACATCACAGTGTGTAAATGCATTCTTAAAGTCTTGCGTGATACCTCGTCGTACTGCATTCGCCTTGTTGTAGTAGGCGTCGTAATATCCCGACGACAACACATACGTCCCAATCATAATGCGACGGCGCGGCTCAGAACCAAATCCCGCGCCTCGTGTTTTAAAATAGTCAGCAATCAAATCAGCGCCCTCTGTATGAAGCCCATATTTCACGCCATCAAAACGAGCTAAGTTTGAAGATGCTTCTGCAGGCAAAATAACGTAATACGTTGGTACGGAGTACTTTACTAGAGGAAGTTCAATATCAACAAGTTCATAGCCAAGTTCTGCAAGTTTTTTCAGTGCGGCATCAAAATTCTTTTGAACATCATTACGAAGTGTGTATTCTTCAAGAAATTTCCTTGGAACCCCTATCTTCTTTGAGCTTTGAGCTTTGGGCTTTGGGCTTTGGGTATAATCATTTTCATCCACTGTCGTGCTATCCATAGCGTCCTTTCCTGCAATTGTCTTAAACACCGATTCAACATCAGTAACTGTTTTTCCAAATGGGCCAATCACATCCAATGACGAACCGAGAGCAATCAATCCGTGACGCGACACACTTCCGTATGTTGGCTTTAAACCAACGAGACCGCAAAGTGCAGCCGGCTGACGAATGGAACCACCTGTATCTGAGCCCAGGGACGCAAGTGCCATGCCCGAAAGAACAGATGCGGCCGAACCGCCCGATGAACCTCCAGGAACACGTGATGTATCAAGTGGATTTTTTGTCGCCCCGTATGCCGATTGTTCGGTTGAGCTCCCCATGGCAAACTCATCCATGTTCGCACGACCTACAATCACCGCTCCCACTTCTTTAAGTTTAACAACAACCGTTGCATCGTATGGTGCAACGTACCCTTCAAGAATTTTTGAACCCGCAGTTGCTGTGTGACCCGTGTAGAGCATGTTGTCTTTAAGGACAATGGGAATTCCTGTGAGAAGTGTGCTCTTCCCTTCAGCGATCATCGCATCTGCGCGCACGGCCATGTCACGCGCATCTGCAAACACTTCAAGGAGCGCGTGAATCTCACCATCTTTTGTTTTGATATTTTCAAGACACGCATCCAAAAGTTCCACCGCAGTGAATTCTTTTGCGTCGAGTTTCTTTCGTGCATCTGCAATAGAAAGTGTGGTGACGTCAATCATAGAATGTTTTTTACCTTCACAAAGTTTCCTTCGCGCGCAGGTGCATTATGTAAAAGCGCCTCAGTGTACTCTCCGCCCTCGTGTGGATGCGCATCCTCTCTGAGTATGTTGTGTGGTATTCCCACAGTCGCATGATCATCTAAGTTTACGTCCGCTGTTTTAAGCTCATCCACGAAGGCAATGATATTATCCATATCCTTTACCAACGCATCCTTCTCGGATTCGGGGAGCTCAATACGAGCCAATTGCGCGAGTTTTTCAATGTCTTCTTTAGAAATAGTCATAAAATCAGTATATCATGCTGTTAAAGACATGAATTCCTTCTCTGAAATAACCTTTACACCAAGCTTTTTTGCTTCATCGAGTTTTGTCCCCGCTTCCTCCCCCGCCACTACGTAATCGGTTTTTTTGGATACGGAACCTGAAACACTCCCGCCGTTTGCTCGAATTATTTCTTTTGCCTCATCACGAGAAAGTGTTGGAAGAGTTCCTGTAAGCACGAATGTTTGTCCTTTTAGTTTTGTACCTTGTATTTCGTCTTTTACACTCTCAATGGTGATGTACTTAAAAAGTTGTGTGAGGAGTTTTTTGTTTTCTGCATTCCTAAACCATTCATATACCGATTGTGCAACAATCTCCCCCACTCCGTCAATTGCTTCCAGTTCTTCTTTTGATACACTTGAAATTTTTTCTAATGTTTTAAAATGCTTTGCAATATCGATCGCCGTTTCTTCACCAACGTGTTCAATGGAAAGTCCAATCAATAATCGCGCAAGCGTTACTTTTTTTGCTTTTTCAATTGATGTAATGAGGTTGTCCGCAGATTTTTCGGCAAATCTCGGCAAACTCAACAAATCTCCTTTGGTAATGGTGAAAATATCAGCAAAATCAGAAATGAGTCCATTCTCCAAAAATAATTTTACTTGCTCTTTTCCAAGCCCATCAATATCAAACGCATGTTTACCAACAAAGTGTTCGAATCGTCTTTTGTTTTGAACAAATGAACCTGTATATTTACACTTCCACGCCGCTTGCCCAGGTACACGCTCAACAGAACCATCTCCACCACACAACGCCACGTGCGTCGGAAACTTCCACTTCTTCTCTTTTCCTGTACGTAAATCTTTCAATACCTGCACCACCTCTGGAATCACGTCACCAGCACGTTGCAACACCACAGTGTCCCCCACACGAATGTCTAAATCAGCAATGAAGTCTTCATTGTGAAGTGTCGCACGTGACACAACGGCACCACCCACAAGAATAGGCGTGAGATGCGCAACAGGTGTGAGCACACCCGTGCGTCCAACCTGTAACACAATATCTTCTACAACTGTTGTCACCTGCTGGGCAGGAAATTTATACGCAATACCAAATCGTGGCGCCTTTGCTGTAAATCCAAGAGCTTCTTGCAACTCTTTTTCGTTGACCTTTATCACCACACCATCAATGTGATATGGCAACGACGAACGTTTGCGTAGTGCATCTTGGTAGTATGTTTCAATCTGCGCAACATCTGTACATAGTGCACAAAGTGGGTTGACTGAAAAGCCGAGTTCTTTGAGTACCCGGAGCTCTTGTAGCTGTGTATTTGTATTATGTGAAGAAGAAATACGTTCGACATCGTACACAAATGTCTCCAACTTTCGCGAAGCTGTCACTGATGCATCAAGTTGACGGAGTGACCCCGCCGCAGCATTTCGTGTATTTGCAAATACCTGTTCACCTCGCTTTTCTTTTTCGGTGTTTATACGATGCAACTCCTTTTCACCAAGCCACACTTCCCCAACTGCGATAACGTCGATTGCTTCGTGTAATGTATGCGGAACCGATGCAATCACCCGCGCTGTGTGCGTAATATTTTCTCCAATCTCTCCATCTCCCCGCGTTGCAGCAAGTACCAGTTTTCCTTTTATATACGTAAGTACCACTTTTAGTCCATCAATTTTAAGTTCAGCACAGTATGTAGGCTTTTGTTTCACACCTTCTTTTTCCAAGAATCGTTTTACTCGTGCATCCCACTCAATAAGTTCCTCATGTGTAAACACGTTATCAAACGAATACTGCGAAACTTCATGACGCACTTTTGCAAACGCTTCCGATGGTGCGCCTCCGACTTTTTCTGTCGGCGTATCAGCACCTTTTAACTCGGGGTGCTTTTTCTCCAATTGCAAAAGTTCGCGCACTAATGCATCGTACGCTTCATCACTTATTTCAGGTGCATCGAGCTCGTGGTACAAACGAGCATGTTTTTGCACTTCTGCCAAAAGCTTGTAGTAGTGTGTTTGTGCCTGTTTAGACGCCATAGTAGCCCCATTGTACCCTGAAAACGACATACGTTCGACCTCCTACATGGAGGTCGAACGTCCCCAAAATCATCCCTAGTATGTCGCCTTAAGAGCTCGTTCAAGTCGTCGAGTACTACTCATAGAGCATGTATTATACCCGCGAGAAATAATTTCTGTCGATGAAATAGTTTCGGAGGCCGCTTGTTTTGTTACCGTTACGAGCGCACACGTATCATCACTAAACGTCATATCAAATGTTGTTTGAGAATAGTTTGGATTATTTTCATCCGTAACAACATCCCATCCTTTATTTTGTCCTTTCTCGTCAGTATTCCATCCCGTATTCGGATCATTTATCACCTGTTCAGAACAACTCAACTGAATCCCTGCAGTACCTTCCTTGTTATCAACATACTGTGGAACTGGTGGAACAAATTCATTGTGTGGCGAACCTTCATGTAATTTTTCAATTTCAGCAACAGAGAGCACTCGGTTATATATACGAACATCATCGAGCATACCATCCAAAAACACATCATCCCCCTCTTCAGGAAACGGTTTTCCTAACGTAAGAGGTTGTGTACCATTCAGTCCAGAAAACAAACTTGCAGCTTTTTTCGCATCAAATACTTCCCCATCTATATACCCATCAAGCTCACTTCCACCATACGTAATCACAACATGATGCCATGCACCCGTTCCCAATGCCCCTGTCACAGTCGTCCCACCATTTTGATCTCCAGCAGAAAATGTCCCCGTTGAATCAATAGTCCATCCATGTCCGCTCGTGTCTTCGCCAATAAGTAAAATCCATTCCTTCGGAGGAACTTTTGATTCACCTGAAGGTAGGTTGTTGATATACACCCAAGCACTTACCGTATGTGAAGTCTCTTCGCCGTCAGAGAACGATAGTCCTCTTACATGCCCAACGTTCATGTAATCACCTGAACCGTTAAACGCGAGTGCATTTCCAATATATCCATCTGCTCGAGTTTGACCACCAATAACAGTACCTTGATTTCCTTGCCCACTACTATCAATCGCCTTATCAAAATTTGTATCCCCTTCTTCAAATCGCCAGTACCCTGCCAACCCACTGGCAAGTGAATCACCATAAAACCCGAAAGCGGGGGTGCCGCTATTTCCATGTATGTAATCCCAATACAGTGCACACTCAAGTGCCGAGTCCGCCGCATAAAATGCTCCTTCTGATTCACGTACACCTGCAGTCAAAATAAATTCCTTGTACGTAATATTAAAAATTGCCAATCCAACGGAAAGGAGAAGTGACGAAATAAGCATGGCGTAGAAGAGAGTGAACCCGCCAGTATGGGAAAAATCAAAAGTCAAAAGCTCAAAGCTCAAAAAAGATTTTTTGGATTTTGGATTTTGGATTTCTGGTTTCATGTTTTTTGGATTTTATGCTTTGGATTTTGAGTTTTTGTACTATTGCCAATTAAACAATTTCTCATGCAACACATACGTTCTGTGTACCAACACATCATCCCATGTAATCGTAACAGTAATTGACGCTTCTGTGTCGGGGGTTGTTTCAGTTATGGTAACGCTACGCTTAAATTTTGTATCCGCCCATCCACTTTTATCATTCCCCGAATACCCGTACGTACCAGTGCTCTCTTTAAATTGTAAAAATGAACACGCACCTTTAGTACTACACGATATAACCGTATCATTTGGAATATCAACAGCGCACGAGGAGCCGTCCATACAATCTTCAAGCCCCTTGAGCCAATCAACAGTGTTATTAATTGCATTCGTATCACGCCTGTATCTCACAAATTCAACAACCTCTTGCCCAAGATAGTTTGCAATCACTTGATCACGCGCCAAGCGAGCAGTACGGAGACCTTGTGATGCCAATGAAAGCGGTGCCACCACTGACACAACAAGCACTGCAATGGCCACGACGGTTTCGATGAAGGTAAACCCGGCAGACATGTAGTGTGTAGCACGTAGCATGTAGCGTGATGATTTGTATGGTGTTGTATTTGCTGTGTGTTCCATGGTGTATGTATACTACTTGTTACATGTTTTACGTTACGCATTACATGTTCTGCCCTCTCCTACTCTACTCTCTCCAAAAATCTTTGCGTAATGAGTGTTTCTAAATCAAACGCCACTTTTGTTCGCTCCGTCTTTCCTGCCGTTCCTCGAATAATCACCAGTACACGTGGCTGCTCGGAGGCCCCATCACCAACAAGGTAAAACATAAACGTATCAATATCCACATCAGGTGCAGTTACCGGAAGAAACCCACTTCCATCACCCACATCTCTTTCAATGGATCCTTTTTCCGAACCTCTTGGTTGTGAAAATGCATACGTCACCTGTCTGCCGTCCCTGTCCATAAAAGAAAATTCGGTGGAGCCGTCAGGACATGTTTTTGCACTTCCGCACCCATAGTCAGTTCCCACACGAATGGCGCGCGTCATAGAATCTAGTGCAAAATTAAGATTGTTCATCACTGTTTTTGTAGCTTGTGCTTTTCTATTTGCGTCAAGCATAGTCACCACAGATGTTGATGCAACAATCATAACCACGGAAAAAATGAATACCGCAACAATCATTTCAACGAGCGTGAACCCAGCGGACATGTAACGTATAGCATGTAACGTGTAGCAAGGTGGTTTGTGTGCTCTTGTGTTTATTGTATTTTTCATGATTCGTGTTTTGCGCTACATGCTTTCTGTTACATGCTTCGCGTTTCCTCTTCTACTGCACCACGTCTATTCCTCCCGACTCCGCCGCTTGGAGTTGCGTTACTGAAATTTGTCCTGTTGAGCGCACGACTATAAACCGACTGCCCCCACGTGGCGCAACCAACTCAATTCCAACGGCGCCCATCGCACTTCCGCCTTTTTCATCTGCATTAATAATTGCATCAGGATTTGGACGCTTAAATATAATTGTTGCATTCTCTATCCTACTTACATCACACGCATCAAGACTCGATACGTCGGTACAAATACGAGCAACGGTAAATCCGCGTCCCAGTGTAAATGTTTCAAGAGTTTCTTCGTCTGGAGTATAGCGATAATCTGTCGATGCCTTATCCTGAAAAAGTGTGTAGGTTGTCATATCAGGTTCAAAATACACACCGTATGGAAAATCGAACTCATTGCCCTGTCCAAGTACGTTAATACCATAGTTTTGTGCCTGCCTCACAGAGAGTGCAACATCGTACGCAACATCTGCTAAAAGCACTTCGTTGTCAAATTGACCATTGCGCACCAACACAACCGTTGAGATAAGCGCAATAATGCTCACCGTAACAATAAGCTCAACGAGAGTGAACCCGGCACGGCAGATACTGGATATTGGATACTGGATATTGGAAGTTTTTTGTGTTTTTTTTGTGTACATTTTTCTAATTTCTAGATACAAGTCTCTGGTCTCCAGTATCTAGTCTCTACTATCTACCCCAACAAAATCGCTATCAAATTAATCTGCCAGAAAAAGACGAGTGCAAAACCAAGAATAAGAAACGGTGCAAATGGAACTTCGCTCTTCATTGTAAAGCGTTCATGCGCGTCAGACAATGCACGAGCATGCGAATGTCGTAGATGCTCAGCACATACAAGTGCGATACTCACTACGGCACCAATCCAAAACGCAAAAAAGACTGCAGAAATACCTCCTGTTATTCCAAGAATCCAACCAATACCTAAAGAAAGTTTTGCATCACCAAATCCCATCCATCGTCCTCCTGAAACGAACCACAAAAATGCAAACGGAAATGCAATCAATGGACCAGCAAGCATGTCCATGAGTGTTGGCAGTTCAAGTGTGGGAATCCAGGTACTCGTTACAAAAAGTGCACCAAACGAAAGAGCGATGAACGCATATACAAACGCATTGGGAATTATTTTGTGGTGTATGTCATACACAAGAATAACCACAAGAAGTGACCAGATGACAAACGAGGTGACAAGACCAACAATGTTTTCTACTCCAAACGTTGCGTACGACAGCACAAACAGCACTGCGGTCAAAAGTTCAACAAGCGGATACTGCCATGAGATTTTTGAGCCACAGGTACGGCACTTCCCTTTTTGTATCAGAAAGCTGACAAGAGGAAGCAATTCAAACCACTGCAACTGCTCTCCACACTGTGCGCACCCCGAACGACCCGCAACAGTACGTCCTGTGTTGTGGCGGAGAATGACCACGTTGAGAAAACTTCCAACGATTGCACCGAGACAAAAAATAAAGAAGAACGAAAGAAATTCCATCCCGTTAGAGATAGGAAACGCGACGCGTTTCCGTAGTTATCACACGTTTGTGCGCATGCGGATAAAAACTTTTTTGGGAAGATATGTTCATATTCATAACTGATACATCTCTAACGGGACTCGTACGAATAGTATAGCATTTTAAATAAGAGGTCGGACCTCGAAACATAACAAAAACCCGCTTCAAGCGGGTTTTTGTTTGCAATAGAGTTTCGAGAGAGATTACGGCTTGAGGTCGTACACTCCAGCGGCTGTTCCGTTGAAATCTGCATCACTGCCAGAACATGCCGTCCCTGCGGTTGCATTTGAATCACTGTTAAGTGCTGTATGAGTTGTTTGTTCAAGAAGCACTCCAACGTGATAAGAGTTACATGCTGTACCAGTTGTAGCAAGTCCTGCGTATTGGTATCCAGCAGGTGATCCAGCAGGAGCAACTGGCCATGAAGGCATGTATGTGGTTACCAATGAAGACGTGGCTGCCGGATATAGACCAGCGTGTGAATCTGCATAGAGTTCAAGTGCCAACTGAATCTGTTTAATATCTGAGATACGCTTTGCATCACGTGCCTTTTCACGTGCACTATTAAGAGATGCCAAAACAACTGATGAGAGGATGCCGATGATTGCAATCACGACAAGCAACTCGATGAGGGTAAAACCTCGTGTGAATTTCTTCATATTTTTTGCGAGTTAATAAATAAACGCTTGGTTAATAAAGCTCTTTTATTATAGGCTTTATTTTGGAAAGCTGAAACCCGACTGTGGATAACCGTAAAGTAATGAAGATTGGTGGTTGGGAGTGAGGGGTTGGTGATTAGAGTTGGTTTAGAAAGAGGTCCGACCTCCAAGAAGGATGTCGGACCTCTAAAACACCGGATTTCTGCTTAGAAGAAATCCGGTGTTGGATATATTTGATATTGAATTCCCCTCCTACATTCCCGCTGAAATATTGTAAATAGGGATAAGAACTGACGCCAAAAGCGTACCAACTCCAAGTCCCAAAAGCACAATCATGGCTGGTTCGATGAGATCCACAAGTGTATCAACGGCATTCTTTACCTCTCGTTCATAGAAGTGTGCCAACGTCTTGAGAATGCCCGCCAACTCCCCCGTCTCCTCACCAATACGAATCATTTGTGTCATGATGTTTGGAATAAGCTCACTTCCTGACATTGCATCCGCAACGCTCGAACCACCTCGTACACTTTCAACCGCTTCCTTCAACAAATTTTCATACAATGAGTTACCTACAACCACCGAACTAATCTCAAGTCCCCTGAGCATGGGAATACCCGATGAGAGCATTGTGTTCATGTTGTCAGCAATACGCGAAAGGTAGAGTTTACGATACAACGTACCAATATACGGCACAGAAATCTTTACTCTTGAAAGTGCAATATCTCCTGCTGGCGTATTCATGTATCTCCACAACCATACGCCACCAAGTGCAAGGAGAATGACAAAAAAGATACCGTAATTCACCATAAACGAACTAATTCCAATAACCACCTTTGTGTATGCTGGTATTGCTTGTCCACTATCCTCAAGAATAGTTGAGAGTTTTGGAATAACCGTCGTAAACATGAGCGCCATAACGACGAGGAAGACCGAGATAACAAACGCAGGGTAAATGAGCGCATTTCGAGCCTTGGACGTTACTTCATACATACGATCAAGATAATCCGCGAGATACAAAAATGTTTGATCTAACTTTCCCGACTCCTCACCCGCACGA encodes the following:
- the ligA gene encoding NAD-dependent DNA ligase LigA; the encoded protein is MASKQAQTHYYKLLAEVQKHARLYHELDAPEISDEAYDALVRELLQLEKKHPELKGADTPTEKVGGAPSEAFAKVRHEVSQYSFDNVFTHEELIEWDARVKRFLEKEGVKQKPTYCAELKIDGLKVVLTYIKGKLVLAATRGDGEIGENITHTARVIASVPHTLHEAIDVIAVGEVWLGEKELHRINTEKEKRGEQVFANTRNAAAGSLRQLDASVTASRKLETFVYDVERISSSHNTNTQLQELRVLKELGFSVNPLCALCTDVAQIETYYQDALRKRSSLPYHIDGVVIKVNEKELQEALGFTAKAPRFGIAYKFPAQQVTTVVEDIVLQVGRTGVLTPVAHLTPILVGGAVVSRATLHNEDFIADLDIRVGDTVVLQRAGDVIPEVVQVLKDLRTGKEKKWKFPTHVALCGGDGSVERVPGQAAWKCKYTGSFVQNKRRFEHFVGKHAFDIDGLGKEQVKLFLENGLISDFADIFTITKGDLLSLPRFAEKSADNLITSIEKAKKVTLARLLIGLSIEHVGEETAIDIAKHFKTLEKISSVSKEELEAIDGVGEIVAQSVYEWFRNAENKKLLTQLFKYITIESVKDEIQGTKLKGQTFVLTGTLPTLSRDEAKEIIRANGGSVSGSVSKKTDYVVAGEEAGTKLDEAKKLGVKVISEKEFMSLTA
- a CDS encoding type II secretion system F family protein, yielding MIFSYKALDTDGNEKSGTIDAINDDIAIRSLQQRGLVISSIKAVKEEGALGKSFTFGGGVSNKDLVILSRQVATLFEAQVSALRVFRLLAEETEKPALRYALLEVSNDLQGGSAISKALEKHPKIFSLFYVNMVRAGEESGKLDQTFLYLADYLDRMYEVTSKARNALIYPAFVISVFLVVMALMFTTVIPKLSTILEDSGQAIPAYTKVVIGISSFMVNYGIFFVILLALGGVWLWRYMNTPAGDIALSRVKISVPYIGTLYRKLYLSRIADNMNTMLSSGIPMLRGLEISSVVVGNSLYENLLKEAVESVRGGSSVADAMSGSELIPNIMTQMIRIGEETGELAGILKTLAHFYEREVKNAVDTLVDLIEPAMIVLLGLGVGTLLASVLIPIYNISAGM
- the gatC gene encoding Asp-tRNA(Asn)/Glu-tRNA(Gln) amidotransferase subunit GatC — translated: MTISKEDIEKLAQLARIELPESEKDALVKDMDNIIAFVDELKTADVNLDDHATVGIPHNILREDAHPHEGGEYTEALLHNAPAREGNFVKVKNIL
- a CDS encoding type II secretion system protein; translated protein: MYTKKTQKTSNIQYPISSICRAGFTLVELIVTVSIIALISTVVLVRNGQFDNEVLLADVAYDVALSVRQAQNYGINVLGQGNEFDFPYGVYFEPDMTTYTLFQDKASTDYRYTPDEETLETFTLGRGFTVARICTDVSSLDACDVSRIENATIIFKRPNPDAIINADEKGGSAMGAVGIELVAPRGGSRFIVVRSTGQISVTQLQAAESGGIDVVQ
- a CDS encoding prepilin peptidase, which produces MEFLSFFFIFCLGAIVGSFLNVVILRHNTGRTVAGRSGCAQCGEQLQWFELLPLVSFLIQKGKCRTCGSKISWQYPLVELLTAVLFVLSYATFGVENIVGLVTSFVIWSLLVVILVYDIHHKIIPNAFVYAFIALSFGALFVTSTWIPTLELPTLMDMLAGPLIAFPFAFLWFVSGGRWMGFGDAKLSLGIGWILGITGGISAVFFAFWIGAVVSIALVCAEHLRHSHARALSDAHERFTMKSEVPFAPFLILGFALVFFWQINLIAILLG
- a CDS encoding LamG domain-containing protein; protein product: MLISSLLLSVGLAIFNITYKEFILTAGVRESEGAFYAADSALECALYWDYIHGNSGTPAFGFYGDSLASGLAGYWRFEEGDTNFDKAIDSSGQGNQGTVIGGQTRADGYIGNALAFNGSGDYMNVGHVRGLSFSDGEETSHTVSAWVYINNLPSGESKVPPKEWILLIGEDTSGHGWTIDSTGTFSAGDQNGGTTVTGALGTGAWHHVVITYGGSELDGYIDGEVFDAKKAASLFSGLNGTQPLTLGKPFPEEGDDVFLDGMLDDVRIYNRVLSVAEIEKLHEGSPHNEFVPPVPQYVDNKEGTAGIQLSCSEQVINDPNTGWNTDEKGQNKGWDVVTDENNPNYSQTTFDMTFSDDTCALVTVTKQAASETISSTEIISRGYNTCSMSSTRRLERALKATY
- a CDS encoding type II secretion system protein; the protein is MSAGFTLVEMIVAVFIFSVVMIVASTSVVTMLDANRKAQATKTVMNNLNFALDSMTRAIRVGTDYGCGSAKTCPDGSTEFSFMDRDGRQVTYAFSQPRGSEKGSIERDVGDGSGFLPVTAPDVDIDTFMFYLVGDGASEQPRVLVIIRGTAGKTERTKVAFDLETLITQRFLERVE
- a CDS encoding type II secretion system protein, with the translated sequence MKKFTRGFTLIELLVVIAIIGILSSVVLASLNSAREKARDAKRISDIKQIQLALELYADSHAGLYPAATSSLVTTYMPSWPVAPAGSPAGYQYAGLATTGTACNSYHVGVLLEQTTHTALNSDSNATAGTACSGSDADFNGTAAGVYDLKP
- the gatA gene encoding Asp-tRNA(Asn)/Glu-tRNA(Gln) amidotransferase subunit GatA — encoded protein: MIDVTTLSIADARKKLDAKEFTAVELLDACLENIKTKDGEIHALLEVFADARDMAVRADAMIAEGKSTLLTGIPIVLKDNMLYTGHTATAGSKILEGYVAPYDATVVVKLKEVGAVIVGRANMDEFAMGSSTEQSAYGATKNPLDTSRVPGGSSGGSAASVLSGMALASLGSDTGGSIRQPAALCGLVGLKPTYGSVSRHGLIALGSSLDVIGPFGKTVTDVESVFKTIAGKDAMDSTTVDENDYTQSPKPKAQSSKKIGVPRKFLEEYTLRNDVQKNFDAALKKLAELGYELVDIELPLVKYSVPTYYVILPAEASSNLARFDGVKYGLHTEGADLIADYFKTRGAGFGSEPRRRIMIGTYVLSSGYYDAYYNKANAVRRGITQDFKNAFTHCDVIITPTTAGPAFKLGSKVNDPVAMYLEDIFTVSSNHTGMPAMSIPSGTVEEDGVQLPLGVQLIAPHMEEDRLFAVGKKFLGEE